The Apium graveolens cultivar Ventura chromosome 10, ASM990537v1, whole genome shotgun sequence nucleotide sequence cgctcctattgattccgggactctgaatgcgaggcaggagtggaccggtggtgagcccgaggagcatgggctgggttatcgtcttccaggagggcgtccagcacgaggtgctactatggtgACGCCGAGGCGTGATGAGgttggttcttctagagctcagaaGGGTtctgggatggctgatgcccagtataggaggctgtcacggaggatggatgctatgtacgagacgcagagcaggtttgctcagaagctcacccttgcgctagggaccgcttttcgaggccttagagctgacatccagtggccagtttttggtgaggactctgcatatccgcctcctgatacaccacccactgagggtgatgatgatgatgatctctccgagtaggtataccctatGTTCCTTTTTACTACCTTcattggggacagtgaagattttaagtttgggggtggtagttaaggaatattttgtgtgtgtgtcatatagttgcatattcatgatagtttagttcatataattgcataatttttgccatatagtttttttattattatttatggctttatttgtttatcatgtcatgtagctcatgcatatgccatgatcccttttgcgatgatttgcCGACTGgtttgtgatgttgatgcgagtgtagtgatatcattaaagtgatgttgagtcgtgtaggttgatatgcatgctagaaacacttgtattttcactaagtcttagagaatgcttaaggactagatggtTATTATGGTCTGATtgttttcgaggataatctatttattatgcttagaattttataataggttcttagtgataaaggcatgaaaagaaaaaaaatggagtaaaaaatggaattcgttgctaattgtggctaggcgtcaaatggctagtagccagctcgtatgtttatgcgagtagtctagggttgagcaagatggagcgaaacgcacttgctaagaaattttgaaaaaaaagaagaaaagaaaaaaaaaataaaagaaaaaaaaataaagataaagagttaatgcataattgatcacgagtgggctctttggtattcgagttattaagttcttaggggactttgtgcctagtgacctaaggctttagagtctgggatccgctaacctaacactcgctacatggataccattgtataagtcttttctggacctcactcattgcacagtcaaataagcattattgttatgaataaaaacatgattctttgtataatcatgtgattgccttgatgatagttgagtcataataattgatctagttctgaagtatatctgttaagcatctgcacacaccacgtttctggctgtatgttagtttgcatgatttgattgatctttagtcgcctaattgcatttgttgagatgttgtaagttggttggttttgtcatagtaagggggatcgctgcatttcatatagattgcattcatgcatgtttttattttgtttttgagtctgtgacgcttgaggacaagcatcgatttaagtttggaggtgtgataagtggcattttataccacttagaacgtcttataatagcttaaattggtgtcttgaaatcaagtattttgtgtatttgatgtgtttttctagtgtttgtgcatttcagggtattagttgtatttcgggggagaattcatcaataatcagcattggcatgtgtctagcattgTAAGAGGGAAGAGAGGAGAAaattacagcgaagaaacggagcaaaatcagaccattttccagtaggggtctgagcgcccgctcagctatgctgagcgcccgctcagctatgctgagcgcccgctcagctatgctgagcggccgcgcaggaagctgagcgcccgctcagctatgctgagcggccgcgcagggacgggaaaattagatttattattttagactcctatttctgtttggcttccaacttctgagtaatctgagttttatgggactcctatataagtaaatttcagagacgtttcacgtgtgttggattgttgtattaatcaaggagcgaaggagataaggaagaagaccgttttagcacatcgcaacgaagaggaagcatatttcttgtgattctttatttcgttgtaacgttggatgctagttttctttgctttgaacctatttactcttgtgacgtactctggtttaatataattagtttagttattattcttttgtgtttatttatcatgttttcatatgaacccatgatgatgataagtgctaacatgggctaatcgtgatcatggggtcgtaacggatttgctatggaattctttagttagttgtttaataccttagtgtgtggtgattgtatgatatctagtattggttgtgcgtattcgtcttatgtacgtcgcgaacatataagatagggtgttaatctcttgtgaagtgacagtggatcttgagatttagaacttgccatgctagcataggttcatgtacgagtctgcatgattagtgggtaactttaaccgttttattcgccctgtgtaatcaaaaggaataacttgttcttaaatcattatgttgtcaatttctgtagacatatagggactcaacataattgatgcctgtTCAACTTCTAttttaattgtggatgtttggtagaatggtattagtacaatgaaagttggcttttattagtttcgtgttattcgattaatatcatcaccgttgcATACTAAGgataataacaatgactattgaaggaagtagtaatgaagttgtgatctcatgagtgttttaatattgttaatttgaagtgttaattaagtggttaattttagtagttaattgtagttaataattagttaatcaaatctaagtgttattgtcttaacattgaaaactaatcatacattggtgagtgagtttaattgaacataattagtctgagtctctgtgggaacgaactagaaagtattctatattacttgcgaacgagtatacttgcgtgaatattagcgcgtgatttcgccctaacagtatacatcaaatatttaaatctaatgTTATAATCAGAATATTGGATAATTATCgattattaaatttattatatttcacgctaatattaaattatctaaataTTAACGTGAATAGAACTTTAACCTACATTTAGTAAAGTAAGTCCTCGACCCCTACATCAACCCTTTATTGACAATATATAAAGTATCATTTTTATATTCTTAACATCGAAAAACATGCGTTACCGAacatatatttgtataatattaattaattaattttttattaattacttttaaaataTCTGAATTAAACCCGAAACCGACTCGAAACCTGAAAAAAACCAATGGATCgaatttggatatttatttttaatatccGGACCCGAAACCAATCCGCGAAACAAAACGGATCGGATTTGGATCTTACGAAACCCGATCCGACCTGACCCATTGCCATCCCTAGTGCCtcatatatttaattatttaaaatataaaattttgatttattaaattcatataaattatataaattacacatatatttaattatttaaatattcggTCCGGCTTGAGTTTTCCCGGTTCCGTTTTAACTAATAACCGGAACCAAACCCATGTAATCGGTTCGGTTTTTAATATTTCGGTTTTGGCTTGGTTCGATTTTTTCTACTCGATTTTATCGGTTTCGGttcaatttcaatttttttcgATTTTTTGCTCATCCCTAATATCGCTTCACAGGTATGAACAGAGGCCCATGTGTTCAATGGACAAGAATAGATTAGGTGTGTAGTAGAATTACTAATATTTGTTAGTACCATATTAAAACTACAACAACTGTAGGAAGAATGACCGAAATCTGGTTTTATTGGTTTATACGAGTAGACGGAAACAAAATATACAATGGATTACTACATACACGATAGAGTACTTAATTGTAGTTCTAAACTTTTCAGACAGAGATTAGTGGAGGGATACTTTGCTCATGTCTAAAAAAGTTATCAGGATCCACGACTGATTTGATTTTAACCAACTTGTCAAAATTATTCTTAAAGTAGCGTCTTCCCCATCTACTTGCCTGTTGGTAGCTTGTGGTGCCTTCGAGATTGTTACTCCCCATCGTCAGGTCGACATAATTAACATATGCACTTCTTGGATTCTTGGTTACATATGGAGTCAAATAAATTGCTAAACTTTTAATCCATTCCATGCGTTCAGCTTCATCTGTATCAGTTTCTGCAAACCTGTTAAACTTGAACAAAGTTCCAGCTCTGTAAGGGAATGGAAGTGCAGACTCTGAAATTTCATCCATTCTTCCTCCGTAAGGTGTAAACTGTAAAGTTGCTTTTTGAGGTGGAAGTTTGTACATCATATCCCACAAACCTTCTAACCCTTCTATAGGAATTGGAACTTGAGTATAGTCATTATTCGATTTAAAAGCTGGTCGAGGAAGAACTGTTAAGTTAAGCAGTATTTCAGGAGGCGTGAACAATTCAAAACCTGAAAAGTACACCATTGCCTGAAGCCAGCTTACTTCAAAACAATCTTCTCTTACCACACCAAGCTCCGGGAACTGATCTTGCATCAAAGAGAGCATCTTATCAACTCTGCCTAGGTACATGCCTTGAAATAGGAAGATCATTGTTCTCTTATCTGATCGAGGACTGGCATTGCTCACGATACTCTGTCCATCGGCCTTGATGTTAAGTTCTTTAGGGAACTTGGTTGCAACCGATTGGTATCGATGAAAAATGGTTGTCAAATTTTGCTCCACTGTTCTGAATACTTTGTAAACAGTTAAAATTTTCGGCACTGGAACTAGTCTTACTTTCCAGGAAAGCACAACTCCAAAGCTACCACCGCCACCTCCTCTAATGGCCCAAAACCAATCCTCCCCCATCAATTTCCTATCTAAAATTCTT carries:
- the LOC141690724 gene encoding tetrahydroberberine oxidase-like, coding for MKPSLLISFVLLLLTFLCAAPSALSKDKDPPKKFVKCLNRHSSDIYKLVYTQQTPNFTQTLLYTINNLRFAKPETPKPLVIVTPVTESQIQTVIYCSKKHDMPMRIRSGGHSFEGLSYVSPIPFVILDIVNLKTFSFDAGSQTAWIGSGLTNGELYYRIGEKTDSLGFPSGLFGNVGVGGLLSGGGYGMMMRKYGLAADHVIDARLIDANGRILDRKLMGEDWFWAIRGGGGGSFGVVLSWKVRLVPVPKILTVYKVFRTVEQNLTTIFHRYQSVATKFPKELNIKADGQSIVSNASPRSDKRTMIFLFQGMYLGRVDKMLSLMQDQFPELGVVREDCFEVSWLQAMVYFSGFELFTPPEILLNLTVLPRPAFKSNNDYTQVPIPIEGLEGLWDMMYKLPPQKATLQFTPYGGRMDEISESALPFPYRAGTLFKFNRFAETDTDEAERMEWIKSLAIYLTPYVTKNPRSAYVNYVDLTMGSNNLEGTTSYQQASRWGRRYFKNNFDKLVKIKSVVDPDNFFRHEQSIPPLISV